A genomic stretch from Lysobacterales bacterium includes:
- a CDS encoding type II toxin-antitoxin system HipA family toxin — translation MTSERDTPREAYVWTWLPDRPDPVVAGRLSATGLGLQFNYGRSWLERADRVPLYLPELPLQAGLLPLAGGLAMPGCLRDAAPDAWGRRVILNRLLGRAGRDADTAVLDELGYLLASGSDRIGALDFQASATEYVPREDEGSSLEALLDSAARVERGEPLPPALALALQHGTSIGGARPKATLAGEGRRWIAKFSSSGDVQPMVKLEFVAMRLAALAGLEVAPVRLVQAAGKEVLLVERFDRVRHADGRWRRRGMVSALTLLALDEMLAAYASYEDLAEIVRHRFEQPRESLRELFGRLVFNILCGNTDDHVRNHAAFWDGARLSLTPAYDICPQARTGQEATQAMKILGEQRFSRLDLCEAAAARFQLSTAQARGLIDAQLQQIHVHWRAVCDEAGLGAAERNALWGRQFLNPFALQGYPAT, via the coding sequence ATGACTTCTGAGCGCGACACGCCGCGCGAGGCCTACGTGTGGACCTGGCTGCCGGACCGCCCGGACCCCGTGGTGGCCGGGCGCCTGTCCGCCACCGGCCTCGGCCTGCAGTTCAACTATGGCCGAAGCTGGCTGGAGCGTGCGGACCGCGTGCCGCTCTACCTGCCCGAACTGCCATTGCAGGCCGGACTGCTGCCGCTGGCCGGCGGCCTGGCCATGCCCGGCTGCCTGCGCGATGCGGCGCCGGATGCCTGGGGACGCCGGGTCATCCTCAACCGCCTGCTGGGTCGCGCCGGGCGCGACGCGGATACCGCCGTGCTGGACGAGCTGGGCTACCTGCTCGCGTCGGGATCCGACCGGATCGGCGCGCTGGATTTCCAGGCCTCGGCCACGGAGTACGTGCCGCGCGAGGACGAGGGTTCGTCGCTGGAGGCGCTGCTGGACAGCGCGGCGCGCGTCGAGCGTGGCGAGCCGCTGCCGCCGGCCCTGGCCCTGGCCTTGCAGCACGGCACCTCGATCGGTGGCGCGCGGCCCAAGGCCACGCTGGCGGGGGAAGGCCGCCGCTGGATCGCCAAGTTCTCCAGCAGCGGCGACGTGCAGCCGATGGTGAAGCTGGAGTTCGTGGCCATGCGCCTGGCCGCGCTGGCCGGGCTCGAGGTCGCGCCGGTGCGGCTGGTGCAGGCCGCCGGCAAGGAAGTCCTGCTGGTCGAGCGCTTCGACCGGGTCCGCCACGCTGACGGCCGCTGGCGGCGCCGGGGCATGGTGTCGGCGCTGACCCTGCTGGCGCTGGACGAGATGCTGGCCGCCTACGCCAGCTACGAGGACCTGGCCGAGATCGTGCGCCACCGCTTCGAGCAGCCGCGCGAAAGCCTGCGCGAACTGTTCGGCCGGCTGGTGTTCAACATCCTGTGCGGCAACACCGACGACCACGTGCGCAACCATGCCGCGTTCTGGGATGGCGCCCGCCTCTCGCTCACGCCCGCCTACGACATCTGTCCGCAGGCGCGCACCGGGCAGGAGGCCACCCAGGCCATGAAGATCCTGGGCGAGCAGCGCTTCAGCCGCCTGGACCTGTGCGAGGCGGCGGCGGCACGTTTCCAGTTGTCGACGGCGCAGGCGCGCGGGCTCATCGACGCGCAACTGCAGCAGATCCATGTCCACTGGCGGGCGGTCTGCGACGAGGCCGGCCTGGGGGCGGCGGAGCGCAACGCGCTGTGGGGGCGGCAGTTCCTCAATCCATTCGCCTTGCAGGGCTACCCGGCGACCTGA
- a CDS encoding helix-turn-helix transcriptional regulator: MARSPPVRSYSRYSLQALRLLGDLLRAARIEKGLGVQALAERAGISRDLLYRIEKGDPRCGIGVVFELAAILDVPLFEPGLDALRQRGREVQARLVLLPRAVHAGRGEVKDDF, from the coding sequence ATGGCCCGTTCCCCTCCAGTCCGCAGCTATTCCCGTTACAGCCTGCAGGCCTTGCGCCTGCTGGGTGACTTGCTGCGCGCCGCACGCATCGAGAAGGGGCTCGGGGTACAGGCGCTGGCCGAGCGCGCCGGCATCTCGCGCGACCTGCTGTACCGCATCGAGAAGGGCGACCCGCGCTGCGGGATCGGCGTGGTGTTCGAACTGGCCGCCATCCTGGACGTGCCGCTGTTCGAACCCGGCCTGGACGCGCTGCGGCAGCGCGGCCGTGAGGTCCAGGCTCGGCTGGTCCTGCTGCCCAGGGCCGTGCATGCCGGGCGCGGCGAGGTGAAGGATGACTTCTGA